In the genome of Suncus etruscus isolate mSunEtr1 chromosome 3, mSunEtr1.pri.cur, whole genome shotgun sequence, the window GTCTCTGAACTGTGGCCATGTTTCCCAACATGCATCATTCAGCATCTCATATTACCCAAATGGTGTTGATTTCCCTGCTATAAAGTGGAGATCCATAATCGGGAGCCCATTCTAGAAGTTTCAGTGAGGGATAATGATTTCCACTTGTGCAGTGAAAATGATAGGCAGTTAGACATAGAGTAGAGGCTattgatatttgtttttatgtttgtttgatttttgctttttctgccacacccggtgatgcttgagggttactcctggatatgcatgtagaaattgctcctgtcttggggaaccattttgcacacctgggaatcgaactgcagtctggtcgatcctaggtcagcacatgcaaggcaaatgccctattgcttgaaCCACTGCTCCGGCCACAAGTGGTCATATGTGATCTAGATGGGAAGTTGTTTTTTCACAATCCTTGAAGCTGCCTGAAAGCAGGACAACTGAACACTGCTAAATTGTAAAGGCTAAGCTTCTCAGACAGACAAAAGAGAACTAGTCATTGTAGCTATTTTACATGTATTTATAAGTAATCATGAAAACACTCATATAAGGAAATGTTTCTTATTATAGATTTTGAGTTAGATTTTAAAAGAAACtgctaaagcaataaaaatatttagaatatttataaatttatacgaGGATATAATCTAACTATAAAAATATCAGCAGTATAAGAAAATCATTTACATAAACAGGACAACATCCATATCTGAATAGTGGTATTGTGATTGTGCACCTATTTTAAATCTGACTCCCTTTGGAAAAGAAGctaatatattatttcttaattCAAATGTTTGTTTGATCTTATAGTAGTGatttaatattaagaaaaatatagatttgATCATAGAGACCAAATTTCCACCCAAGATATAAGCTATTAAAACTAGAGTGGTGAGAAAATGTATATAATGCCCTTCTATGTATTAGCctcttgagaaaaaaagaaatataactttgATAGGTCATTAAAAATCACAATTTATTACATTTGATTAAGTATTACAATAGATTGTAATGGATTAACTCTACAAACAGTTGCAAAAAATACGTGAATCACCGTAACCACAAGACAACCACACCATGTACCAAAGTCCCACCACCAGAAACGCACAACTTCCCTGACTTGAATATCTGGGAAACCAGTCCATGACAGTAACAACCTCAACAGCTTCCCTTACATCAGGGGAGAAAAACTAGGACCAGATCAGTCCAGGTCCCCACTCCCAGTGCTCAGGGTCAGAGGGGTGCAGTCGGGCCCCACACGGAAATAGGGCTTCAGCACCTCAGCAAAGGTCTCCGAGAAAGAGTGGAGGTAGGACCTGTCGCTCGCGTTATAGAAGCAAAGCTGGCCCAGCTCATAGTCCAGGAAAATGCCGATGACCTTGGGCCTGTCCTTGAGAGCCAGGGGCGCCCCCGCAGAGCCGGCCCCCAGGTAGACGCCATCCTGCAGCTGCAGGACCCAGAGTCCCTTCCTGCCTGGCGGGAGGCCCTGGGCCTGGCTGCAAGGGGCGTCTGTGCACACGCCCACGGCCCACTCGGGCTTGTCGCCCACCTGCACCTCCCAGTAGTGGCGGCCACAGGAGAAAGCTTCGCGGCCCAGGACCACCAGCTCGGCGCTGCTGCCTCCAAACTTGGCGCTCGTCTGCGATCTGAGCCTTTTGGGCACCCAGGACACGGACTTGCCGTCCTCGGACACGCGCAGACTGGGGTGAGCCATTCGGGGGTCCAGGCTCACGGGCTCGCGGAACCTGCGGATGAGGTTGCTCAGCGCAGAGCACAGGGGGGGGAGGCTGTAGTCGGGGCGCCTGCAGCTCAGGGGCGCCACGGCCGGGGGCTGCAGGTCCTCGCAGCGCCGCACGACGCCCCCGAGGCCCGCGAGCAGCATCTCCTCGGACAGGACGCTGCGCTCCGCCACCTCCTTCATGAGGCCCTTGAGCCGGGCGATGTGGTCCGAGTAGGCGGCGATGTTGGCGCTGAGCTGCCTCTGCAGGCGCTTGTCTTCCTCGGCCAGCCTGCCCAGCGCGGCGTCCTGCTGGCGCTCCACCAACTCCGCGAGCTGCTCGAACTCCGACGCCAGCCGCCGCTTCTGCCGGTCCACGTCCCTCCCGCAGCTGCCGCAGGGTCCTGTCCTGCGCCACCGTCATCTTCTGCACCTGGGCCAGGCGCTTCTTGAGGGGCCCGATGTAGCCGCCGAGCCTCTGGCGGTGCCGGCGCGCGGCCTCCTGCACCGTCGCCACGCGGTGGCCCTGGTGGGCCGCGCTCTGAGCGCAGCGCGGGCACAGCAGCTCCTGGTGGTCCTCGCAGAAGAGGCTCAGCTCCTGCTGGTGCTCCGCACAGCTGCGCGCCTCTGCCTGCGCCTCCTCGCCTGCAAGGGGCCTGGAGCCCTGCAGGGGCTGGGCCAGCTCCACCAGCCTTGCCAGCTGCGGGTTGGCACTGACGCTCCTTGTCAGGCGGGGCTGCCTGCACAGGGGGCAAGGGAACGTGCCCTCCACCTCCTTCCAGGAATTCTCGATGCAGGCGCCACAGAAGTTGTGTCCGCAGTCCAGGGTCACCGGGTCCTTGAGGTAGTCCAGGCACACGGGGCACATGACCTCTGCCTGCAGTTTGGCCAGGCCTGCTGACAACTCCATCTTCAGCCGCGGGGAAGGCAATTTGTTGATCAACACCTCACTAGGCTGAGTCTAGGCTCTCTCCTGCCAAAAACAGACACACACTCAGTCCTGTCCCCAAATTTCTGTGTGTTTTTCTCCTAGTGCTTCAGTGATCTCTTTGACCCCCCAGCTCCACAGAGGACACTAGGAGCTCACCTCAGCTAATTCTCTCAGATGGTTGATATGAAGCAAAGATATCTTGAATTATTCTGCACAACCACAATAGTCTTGGGTTCTGGAAGATAGATGGACCCCTGCAAATAAAGATTTCTACAGATTAGGACACTATTCCCAGATTCTACCCACCATAGATCAAATCCACTTCACGGCCCCACACACTAGTTCATATTATTATAGTGAGATTCTCCACAGGCACATACTGGCCCACCAGGAAATCACTCGATTTCAATCAGATGGATCAGAACTTAGTCTTTGGACTCAGTAAAATGCAGATCATTAAGACGTGCCCTATAGACCCTGCACACTGCAAGCATTATGGACAAAAGAAATAGGCTTCCTCTGGCCTCATAAGACACAAATATTTCCAAAATCACTGTTCTGTGCATCCCGAACTCTTTAAGTGTTTTTGTTGCATTGATCCCTTCTCACCTAGGTCTCAGCTTTTGCCTGGGGATTCTCTAGATGCTGGTCCTGAGCTGACTTTCCTTGCAGAAATGTCCTTCAACCTGGCACAGCAGAGCAAACTGTGAGCCAGCAGTGACCACAGTCTTCATATAGGTCTGTAGGTGTAGCCTCGGGACCCACCCAGGAAAGAGTGATGGATGGGTAGGGTGGGGCTTGGCTGAGGATTGGATTTTTAGTGAGATTGGTTAGGAAGAATTCTTTGCATATTTGATTTACCTTCACTCCCAGGAAacctattttcttaataaaagtcTGGTTTTCACTGTAAAGCAAGTCCTTGCCTAATTGTGGCCCTGTCCTTCATATCCATatgtattaaataaagaaaagtagtaCATGCATTGGAAATATGGGTTCTTGGTCAGAAAGTCAATTCAATAGGTAAGTTGCTTCCCAGAAGTGAAACTTGAACACAAAGCCTCCAAAAGGTCTAATTACTGTAAGGTGTggcaccaaatcaaaacaaacaacattctAAACTATCAGATGGGACTTCTGATTTACTCTCTAGGAAAGAGCAAAATGGCCAGACTTTCTCCTTCTCTGTCTCAGTGCTACAGTGAGTCCATGGATGATATTTTTCCTACAGCTCATGTTAATAACTTGAGCGGCAGCACATGAAGATAATCATGGGATTGGTAACAAAAGTACATGTGTCACAAACTCAACCATGaccaacttggtaaatcatggtaacTTCATAAGGAGTTTAATTAGTAGATCATATTTGAGATTTTAAAATGACCGAATTTTCTCCATAGCTCTGTAGATGTTGAGACatatatttagttcttttcttaTCGACACACGTGAAAGCCTgtgtattattcttttatttcactCATTTGGAAGTTAAGCAGTCGAACCAAGAAAAATCCTGAGCAAAGTCCTATGAAACTGTCATTGCTGTAGCCATACACATGTTTTGGGCCCATCCTCTAACTTCTTCAGTGATCTCAATTTATGGACGCATCAGTCTGTGAGCAAAATCCTGTTCTGATGAAACCTATAAATCAGTTCTGTGGTAGGTAATATTTCAagaatatttcaattttattgtcAAGAATAGAagcaaaatgcaaagaaaaataaatactatcaGCTTCCTTATATCTAATTCATTTACTTAAGATATTATTCaatttcatggggctggagcagtgttgCAGgtggtatggcatctgccttgcccaggctagactaggatgaagcctagttcgatccctggcatctcatatgttcctcctccaagccaggagcgatttctgagtgcatagccaggagtaaaccctgagtgtcaccgggtgtggccccaaaataataagcAATGTGATTCAATTTCCAATACCTTTGAGTAAATATCTGAGCAGGAGAGAAAAGTAGCAATTTCAGATACCTTTGAGTTAATATCAGAACAGGAGTCAAAAGTACCTGTTTTTCCAATCACCTAATTTAGAAGATTCAAAGGGGATAatggtgtgtttcttttttggaagGGGATTTCGTGCCAAAccagatggcactcaggggttactcttgggtctgtgctcagataaTATCCCTAGCAGGataggggtaccatatggtataGTGGGATAGGTCCctagttggccacttgcaagtcaaatgccctacaactgtgctattcaTCTGGCCCCTCCTTTCATCAAATCTACCTGGATTCTTAAATAATTTAGTTGGATTCTTGATATTACTATTGAAGGCAGCTTTTTCAGCAAGAAATTATTtgagggtcagagtaatagcacagccatagggtatttgctttgcaaacaactgatacaggatggacccaggttgaattcctggcacctcatttgATGCCCTAAGCCTgatggagtgatttctgggtgcagagtcaataatgacccctgagtgctgcctggtttagccaaaagaaaaaaagaagaaaaggaagaaaagaaattatttaaactgATAAATCCGTCAAATAAAAAGCATGAAAGCTGGCATGGTCAAAGGAGAGCAGTACCCACTGAGGTCTGGGTTAAATATGTTTGGGGGAGTCAAAGAATGaacaaaattatgttttgtttgtcaGGTCACGTCCAGACTTTGTTGAATTTAAAACAGGTTAAATTTAGACATTGTGAGGAAGTGGATGAGAggggagaaagacaaatagaaGGAAAGTAATGCATTCAAGAGAGTTCAGGCTTCTCCAAAGTTGGAGAGTGCTCCATTACATAGCATAACATAAAAAGACAAAAGCATGAAAGTTCACATTTCAAGAGGTGAGATGAGGGCCACATGTATTTGGGGCACCGTTTGTATGAACTTGAAAAATGTAACCCTACCTCCTTTGTAGAACATTACTCTTGATACTAAGATACAAGTCAATCAAGTACTTATCAGgtaatttttactatttaaagtggcattcatattttttattattattgctaagttttgttttgggtcactctcaactgtgctcagggtttacacttgATACTGCACCTAGAAATTATTACTATTGGTCCTGCAGAACCAAtaagagatcaaacctgtgtatgctctgtacaaggcaagtaccctaactgCTGGACTTTGCTTGGCTTGGTGCCACCTGTTTTCACACAagaccatctatctatctatctatctatctatctatctatctatctatctatctatctatctatctatctatctatctatctatctatttacctatctatctatccatacacatattggttttgtggccacgcctggcaacactcagggactactcctcgctctatgctcagaaatcgcccctggcacaggggagcatatggaatgccgggattcaaaccaacattcttctgcatgaaaggcaaatgccttacatccatgcatTCTCTCAGGCCCCCAGACCATCTATATTAACTGCCCTTTTTATAAtgcaaacaacaatgacaacactCTGCTATTATTGTCTCAACATATACAGAACTGTGGAGAAAATTTGGTCATATTAAAAATCTCATATATTATCTACTGATAAAACTCCTTATTTCCACCAAATTTCCACTCAGATATAAGCTATTAAAACTAGAGTGGTGAGAAAATGTGTATAATGCCCTTCTATGTATTAGCCTCTtgagaaaaaaagacagataacGTTGTTAGGTCATTAAAATCACAATTTATTACATTTGATTAAGTATTACAATGGATTATAATGGATTTACTCTACAAACAGTTGCAAAAAATACGTGAATCACCATAACCACAAGACAACCACACCATGTACCCAAGTCCCACCACCAGAAACGCACAACTTCCCTGACTTGAATATCTGGGAAACCAGTCCATGACAGTGACAACCTCAACAGCTTCCCTTACATCAGGGGAGAAAAACTAGGACCAGATCAGTCCAGGTCCCCACTCCCAGTGCTCAGGGTCAGAGGGGTGCAGTCGGGCCCCACACGGAAGTAGGGCTTCAGCACCTCAGCAAAGGTCTCCGAGAAAGAGTGGAGGTAGGACCTGTCGCTCGCGTTGTAGAAGCAAAGCTGGCCCAGCTCATAGTCCAGGAAAATGCCGATGACCTTGGGCCTGTCCTTGAGAGCCAGGGGCGCCCCCGCAGAGCCGGCCCCCAGGTAGACGCCATCCTGCAGCTGCAGGACCCAGAGTCCCTTCCTGCCTGGCGGGAAGCCCTGGGCCTGGCTGCAAGGGGCGTCTGTGCACACGCCCACGGCCCACTCGGGCTTGTCGCCCACCTGCACCTCCCAGTAGTGGCGGCCACAGGCGAAGCCTTCGCGGCCCAGGACCACCAGATCGGCGCTGCTGCCCCCGGACTTTTCTCTCGCCTGCGCTCTGGGGCTCCCGGGCATCCAGGACACGGACTTGCTGTCCTCGGACACGCGCAGGCTGGGGTGAGCCATTCGGGGGTCCAGGCTCACGGGCTCGCGGAACCTGCGGATGAGGTTGCTCAGCGCAGAGCACAGAGGGGGGAGGCTGTAGTCGGGGCGCCTGCAGCTCAGGGGCGCCACGGCCGGGGGCTGCAGGTCCTCGCAGCGCCGCACGACGCCCCCGAGGCCCGCGAGCAGCATCTCCTCGGACAGGACGCTGCGCTCCGCCACCTCCTTCATGAGGCCCTTGAGCCGGGCGATGTGGTCCGAGTAGGCGGCGATGTTGGCGCTGAGCTGCCTCTGCAGGCGCTTGTCTTCCTCGGCCAGCC includes:
- the LOC126004404 gene encoding tripartite motif-containing protein 75-like, which produces MELSAGLAKLQAEVMCPVCLDYLKDPVTLDCGHNFCGACIENSWKEVEGTFPCPLCRQPRLTRSVSANPQLARLVELSQLLQGSRPLAGEEAQAEARSCAEHQQELSLFCEDHQELLCPSCAQSAAHQGHRVATVQEAARRHRQRLGGYIGPLKKRLAQVQKMTVAQDRTLRQLREDVDRQKRRLASEFEQLAEFVERQQDAALGRLAEEDKRLQRQLSANIAAYSDHIARLKGLMKEVAERSVLSEEMLLAGLGGVVRRCEDLQPPAVAPLSCRRPDYSLPPLCSALSNLIRRFREPVSLDPRMAHPSLRVSEDSKSVSWMPGSPRAQAREKSGGSSADLVVLGREGFACGRHYWEVQVGDKPEWAVGVCTDAPCSQAQGFPPGRKGLWVLQLQDGVYLGAGSAGAPLALKDRPKVIGIFLDYELGQLCFYNASDRSYLHSFSETFAEVLKPYFRVGPDCTPLTLSTGSGDLD
- the LOC126004403 gene encoding tripartite motif-containing protein 75-like, giving the protein MELSAGLAKLQAEVMCPVCLDYLKDPVTLDCGHNFCGACIENSWKEVEGTFPCPLCRQPRLTRSVSANPQLARLVELAQPLQGSRPLAGEEAQAEARSCAEHQQELSLFCEDHQELLCPRCAQSAAHQGHRVATVQEAARRHRQRLGGYIGPLKKRLAQVQKMTKRRLASEFEQLAELVERQQDAALGRLAEEDKRLQRQLSANIAAYSDHIARLKGLMKEVAERSVLSEEMLLAGLGGVVRRCEDLQPPAVAPLSCRRPDYSLPPLCSALSNLIRRFREPVSLDPRMAHPSLRVSEDGKSVSWVPKRLRSQTSAKFGGSSAELVVLGREAFSCGRHYWEVQVGDKPEWAVGVCTDAPCSQAQGLPPGRKGLWVLQLQDGVYLGAGSAGAPLALKDRPKVIGIFLDYELGQLCFYNASDRSYLHSFSETFAEVLKPYFRVGPDCTPLTLSTGSGDLD